Proteins from one Ovis aries strain OAR_USU_Benz2616 breed Rambouillet chromosome 12, ARS-UI_Ramb_v3.0, whole genome shotgun sequence genomic window:
- the SLC30A1 gene encoding proton-coupled zinc antiporter SLC30A1, with product MGCWGRNRGRLLCMLLLTFMFMVLEVVVSRVTTSLAMLSDSFHMLSDVLALVVALVAERFARRTHATQKNTFGWIRAEVMGALVNAIFLTGLCFAILLEAIERFIEPHEMQQPLVVFGVGVAGLVVNVLGLCLFHHHSGFGDDSSHSHSHGGHSHGLPKGARSKSSRAGGSDDAVTPGEQGPDQEETNILVANSSNSNGLKLDQTDPEKSRNDAMEVQVNGNLIREPEEVELEEDEDKTGQLNMRGVFLHVFGDALGSVIVVVNALVFYFNWKGCPEGEICVNPCTPDPCKAFVELVNSTQATVQEAGPCWVLYLDPTLCIVMVCILLYTTYPLLKESALILLQTVPKQIDIKNLIKELRNVEGVEEVHELHVWQLAGSRIIATAHIKCEDPTSYMQVAKIIKDVFHNHGIHATTIQPEFASVGSKSSVVPCELACRTQCALKQCCGTRPQAQSGKDAEKAPSVSISCLELSDNLEKQPKRTKVENIPAVVIEIKKMPNKQPESSL from the exons ATGGGGTGCTGGGGTCGAAACCGGGGCCGGCTGCTCTGCATGCTGTTACTGACCTTCATGTTCATGGTCCTGGAGGTGGTGGTGAGCCGGGTGACCACGTCCCTGGCGATGCTCTCCGACTCCTTCCACATGCTGTCGGACGTGCTGGCGCTGGTGGTGGCGCTGGTGGCCGAGCGCTTCGCCCGGCGGACCCACGCCACCCAGAAGAACACCTTCGGCTGGATCCGGGCGGAGGTGATGGGGGCTCTGGTGAACGCCATCTTCCTGACCGGCCTCTGCTTCGCCATCCTGCTGGAGGCCATCGAGCGCTTCATCGAGCCGCACGAGATGCAGCAGCCACTGGTGGTCTTCGGGGTCGGCGTGGCGGGGCTGGTGGTCAACGTGCTGGGGCTCTGTCTCTTTCACCACCACAGCGGCTTCGGCGACGACTCCAGCCACAGCCACTCGCACGGGGGGCACAGCCACGGCCTCCCCAAGGGGGCCCGCAGCAAGAGCAGCCGCGCCGGGGGTAGCGACGACGCCGTGACCCCGGGCGAGCAGGGTCCCGACCAGGAGGAGACCAACATCCTGGTGGCCAACAGCAGCAACTCCAACGGGCTGAAATTGGACCAGACAG atCCAGAAAAGTCCAGAAATGATGCAATGGAAGTACAAGTGAATGGGAATCTTATCAGAGAACCCGAAGAGGTGGAATTGGAAGAGGATGAAGATAAGACTGGACAACTTAACATGCGTGGAGTTTTTCTGCATGTCTTTGGAGATGCTTTGGGTTCAGTGATTGTGGTAGTAAATGCCTTAGTCTTTTACTTTAATTGGAAAGGTTGTCCTGAAGGGGAGATTTGTGTGAACCCATGTACACCTGACCCCTGCAAAGCATTTGTAGAATTAGTTAATAGTACTCAGGCAACAGTTCAAGAGGCTGGTCCTTGCTGGGTACTGTATTTAGATCCAACTCTTTGTATTGTAATGGTTTGTATACTTCTTTACACAACTTATCCATTGCTTAAGGAGTCTGCTCTTATTCTTCTCCAAACTGTTCCTAAACAAATTGATATCAAAAACTTGATAAAAGAACTTCGAAATGTTGAAGGAGTTGAGGAAGTTCATGAATTACATGTTTGGCAACTTGCTGGAAGCAGAATCATTGCCACTGCTCACATAAAATGTGAAGACCCGACATCATACATGCAGGTGGCTAAGATCATTAAAGACGTTTTCCATAATCACGGAATTCACGCTACCACCATTCAGCCTGAATTTGCTAGTGTAGGCTCTAAGTCAAGTGTAGTCCCGTGTGAACTTGCCTGCAGAACTCAGTGTGCTTTGAAGCAATGTTGTGGGACACGGCCACAAGCCCAGTCTGGAAAGGATGCAGAAAAGGCCCCATCAGTTAGCATTTCTTGTTTAGAACTTAGTGACAATCTAGAGAAGCAGCCCAAGAGGACTAAAGTTGAAAACATCCCTGCTGTTGtgatagagattaaaaaaatgccAAACAAACAACCTGAATCATCTTTGTGA